TTCTTTTCTTCTTTTTTCTCTAACACGGTTTGAAGATCTGCTTCGATTGCGTATTTAAAACGTTTCCATAAAGTTGTCATGATGTTTTCCTCCAATTATTTTGTGATTTCTTTCCATTGTGACTCGAAATGTTGAAATGGGTCAGCATGATGAAGAGAAGGTGATGATTTTTCTTTTTGCCAAGCACGGTAGATGTACAGTACAGCGATAATTGCTGCGATTCCGATAAAGCCTGGAATATTTGCGATTCCAGTGACTAGACCAGAAAGTCCAA
The Paenisporosarcina cavernae genome window above contains:
- a CDS encoding ABC transporter permease; this encodes MKKFGLIIAGIVAAIIALANLGSLLALAISAGMVVAAMHYYPSARKTWKKVVLLLIGLSGLVTGIANIPGFIGIAAIIAVLYIYRAWQKEKSSPSLHHADPFQHFESQWKEITK